From one Takifugu rubripes chromosome 14, fTakRub1.2, whole genome shotgun sequence genomic stretch:
- the mchr2b gene encoding melanin concentrating hormone receptor 2b isoform X1 → MNDTVTFCPNNQTDNFTGTSCLSSTPPSYSFVDITTFMHIFPTIYGILCSVGVIANGLVIYAVTVCKKKMVSDIYVLNLAIADMLFLLVMPFNIHQLVRDRQWVFGNFMCKAVVVVDVSNQFTTVGIVTVLCIDRYIAIVHPTSERRTIQWTIIINMLVWLGSFLLTVPVMLYAKVEQRQNTEVCMMNLDGPEDMYWYTLYQSILGFIIPLIIISTFYSLTLYHVFSSIRRVKRKQSVWARRATKMVLMVIGLFLICWSPYHVIQVLNISNHNPTVSFVYAYNISICLSYSHSCINPLMLLIFAQNYRERLCHKKVLRSSQQSSKVTVIKADGSSANNELITTTAPPSDPKRAPLSTCVL, encoded by the exons ATGAACGACACCGTCACGTTCTGCCCAAACAACCAGACCGACAACTTCACCGGCACGTCATGTTTGAGCTCCACACCACCATCCTACAGCTTCGTGGACATCACCACGTTCATGCACATTTTCCCGACCATTTACGGCATCCTGTGCTCGGTGGGGGTCATCGCCAACGGGCTGGTCATCTACGCGGTGACGGTATGCAAGAAGAAAATGGTCTCGGACATCTACGTGTTGAATCTGGCGATAGCCGACATGCTGTTCTTGCTGGTGATGCCCTTCAACATCCACCAGCTGGTCAGAGACAGGCAGTGGGTCTTTGGAAACTTTATGTGCaaagcggtggtggtggtggacgTCAGCAACCAGTTCACCACAGTGGGGATCGTCACCGTGCTGTGCATTGACCG GTACATAGCTATCGTGCACCCGACCTCGGAGAGGAGAACCATCCAGtggaccatcatcatcaacatgcTGGTGTGGCTGGGCAGCTTCCTCCTCACGGTCCCCGTCATGCTGTACGCCAAGGTGGAGCAAAGGCAGAATACTGAGGTGTGCATGATGAACCTGGACGGGCCCGAGGACATGTACTGGTACACCCTGTACCAGTCCATCCTGGGCTTCATCATacctctcatcatcatcagcaccttTTACTCGCTCACCCTGTACCACGTCTTCAGCTCCATCCGCCGCGTCAAGCGCAAGCAGTCGGTCTGGGCGAGGAGGGCCACCAAGATGGTCCTGATGGTCATCGGTCTGTTCCTCATCTGCTGGTCGCCCTACCACGTCATTCAGGTGCTGAACATAAGCAACCACAATCCGACCGTCTCCTTCGTCTACGCCTACAACATCAGCATCTGTCTGAGCTACTCGCACAGCTGCATCAACCCGCTCATGCTGCTCATTTTCGCCCAGAATTACCGCGAGCGTCTCTGCCACAAGAAGGTGCTGCGCAGCTCCCAGCAGTCCTCCAAGGTCACGGTGATCAAAGCAGACGGCTCCAGCGCGAATAACGAACTAATAACTACCACTGCACCTCCGTCTGACCCCAAACGTGCGCCTCTGTCTACGTGCGTACTGTAA
- the mchr2b gene encoding melanin concentrating hormone receptor 2b isoform X2: MNDTVTFCPNNQTDNFTGTSCLSSTPPSYSFVDITTFMHIFPTIYGILCSVGVIANGLVIYAVTVCKKKMVSDIYVLNLAIADMLFLLVMPFNIHQLVRDRQWVFGNFMCKAVVVVDVSNQFTTVGIVTVLCIDRYIAIVHPTSERRTIQWTIIINMLVWLGSFLLTVPVMLYAKVEQRQNTELHPPRQAQAVGLGEEGHQDGPDGHRSVPHLLVALPRHSGAEHKQPQSDRLLRLRLQHQHLSELLAQLHQPAHAAHFRPELPRASLPQEGAAQLPAVLQGHGDQSRRLQRE, from the exons ATGAACGACACCGTCACGTTCTGCCCAAACAACCAGACCGACAACTTCACCGGCACGTCATGTTTGAGCTCCACACCACCATCCTACAGCTTCGTGGACATCACCACGTTCATGCACATTTTCCCGACCATTTACGGCATCCTGTGCTCGGTGGGGGTCATCGCCAACGGGCTGGTCATCTACGCGGTGACGGTATGCAAGAAGAAAATGGTCTCGGACATCTACGTGTTGAATCTGGCGATAGCCGACATGCTGTTCTTGCTGGTGATGCCCTTCAACATCCACCAGCTGGTCAGAGACAGGCAGTGGGTCTTTGGAAACTTTATGTGCaaagcggtggtggtggtggacgTCAGCAACCAGTTCACCACAGTGGGGATCGTCACCGTGCTGTGCATTGACCG GTACATAGCTATCGTGCACCCGACCTCGGAGAGGAGAACCATCCAGtggaccatcatcatcaacatgcTGGTGTGGCTGGGCAGCTTCCTCCTCACGGTCCCCGTCATGCTGTACGCCAAGGTGGAGCAAAGGCAGAATACTGAG CTCCATCCGCCGCGTCAAGCGCAAGCAGTCGGTCTGGGCGAGGAGGGCCACCAAGATGGTCCTGATGGTCATCGGTCTGTTCCTCATCTGCTGGTCGCCCTACCACGTCATTCAGGTGCTGAACATAAGCAACCACAATCCGACCGTCTCCTTCGTCTACGCCTACAACATCAGCATCTGTCTGAGCTACTCGCACAGCTGCATCAACCCGCTCATGCTGCTCATTTTCGCCCAGAATTACCGCGAGCGTCTCTGCCACAAGAAGGTGCTGCGCAGCTCCCAGCAGTCCTCCAAGGTCACGGTGATCAAAGCAGACGGCTCCAGCGCGAATAA